The following are encoded in a window of Streptomyces sp. 11x1 genomic DNA:
- a CDS encoding peptidoglycan-binding protein — MGTPVFEEVDPGADCECPGCVHWRRVMPYSTRYAHLSHPAARTARSALVVATAAGAALGAGHAVPAVAAVHGPTVPAAVPEGEDPKTPQGKKAPLHGPGGRPTGGGKPLKGVRTPPTTRAEIIERAKKWIADEVPYSMREYWSDGYRQDCSGFVSMAWNLPGNEWTGSLDKFAQRISKDRLEPGDILLFHNPKDPQQGSHVVIFGGWTDRARTQYIAYESARPYARRQATPYGYWNNATRYVPYRYKGLVPDGAGSPDDETDGTNGSGGSGGSTGGGSASGSGGIEGVGAGAPAAPGGEPGAKGAAGPSAGDRFPGAAAFGPGARNKHVARLGQMLVARGGARFYTGGPGPIWSDSDRRATRAFQRAQGWSGRHADGIPGPLTWSYLVTGRGRDIPPAPAGSPGPQGAPAGRPRPPVVHRPTGSPGAPDRPGPSARPGSPHKPGSLHDPGSPLRPGSPLKPGSSVRPGSSLGPGSSTMPGSSGVPVESGAPDTVGTPLTPASHGVRGYPGRGMFRPGADNAFVTRLGKRLVEKGFGKYYTSGPGPRWGESDRRNVEAFQRAQGWRGGAADGYPGPETWRRLFS, encoded by the coding sequence ATGGGGACTCCGGTATTCGAGGAGGTCGATCCGGGAGCCGATTGCGAATGCCCCGGCTGTGTCCACTGGCGGCGGGTCATGCCGTACTCGACCCGGTACGCCCATCTCAGTCATCCGGCGGCCAGGACCGCCCGGAGCGCCCTCGTCGTGGCCACCGCCGCCGGTGCCGCACTCGGCGCGGGGCATGCTGTGCCGGCGGTCGCGGCGGTCCACGGCCCGACCGTCCCCGCTGCCGTTCCCGAAGGTGAGGACCCGAAGACCCCGCAGGGGAAGAAGGCGCCGCTGCACGGCCCCGGCGGGCGTCCGACGGGCGGGGGCAAGCCGCTGAAGGGGGTGAGGACACCGCCCACCACACGCGCCGAGATCATCGAGCGGGCCAAGAAGTGGATCGCGGACGAGGTGCCGTACAGCATGCGCGAGTACTGGTCCGACGGATATCGCCAGGACTGCTCGGGGTTCGTTTCCATGGCCTGGAACCTCCCCGGAAACGAATGGACGGGCAGCCTCGACAAGTTCGCGCAGCGGATTTCCAAGGACCGGCTGGAACCCGGCGACATTCTGCTCTTCCACAATCCGAAGGACCCGCAGCAGGGCTCGCACGTCGTGATCTTCGGCGGCTGGACGGACCGTGCGCGGACCCAATACATCGCCTACGAGTCGGCCCGCCCGTACGCCCGCAGGCAGGCCACGCCGTACGGGTACTGGAACAACGCGACCCGCTATGTGCCGTACCGCTACAAGGGGTTGGTCCCCGACGGCGCGGGTTCTCCGGACGACGAGACGGACGGCACGAACGGCTCCGGCGGCTCCGGCGGCTCCACCGGCGGCGGTTCCGCCAGCGGCTCTGGCGGCATCGAGGGCGTGGGCGCCGGCGCACCCGCCGCCCCGGGGGGCGAGCCCGGCGCGAAGGGGGCCGCCGGGCCGTCCGCCGGGGATCGCTTCCCCGGCGCCGCCGCCTTCGGGCCCGGCGCGCGGAACAAGCACGTCGCCCGGCTGGGGCAGATGCTGGTGGCACGCGGCGGGGCCCGTTTCTACACCGGTGGCCCGGGACCGATCTGGTCGGACAGCGACCGCAGGGCCACCCGGGCGTTCCAGCGGGCGCAGGGCTGGTCCGGCCGGCACGCCGACGGGATTCCGGGGCCGCTGACCTGGTCGTACCTGGTCACCGGGAGGGGCAGGGACATCCCGCCGGCGCCGGCCGGAAGCCCCGGCCCCCAGGGCGCACCGGCCGGCCGGCCCAGGCCCCCCGTGGTGCACCGCCCGACGGGGAGTCCGGGAGCACCGGACAGGCCGGGCCCGTCCGCCAGGCCCGGCTCACCCCACAAGCCCGGCTCCCTCCACGATCCCGGCTCACCCCTCCGACCCGGCTCACCTCTCAAGCCCGGGTCGTCCGTGAGGCCCGGGTCGAGCCTCGGGCCCGGCTCGTCCACCATGCCCGGCTCGTCCGGGGTGCCCGTCGAGTCCGGTGCCCCGGACACCGTGGGCACCCCCCTGACACCCGCCTCGCACGGTGTCCGCGGCTATCCGGGGCGCGGCATGTTCCGGCCGGGCGCGGACAACGCGTTCGTCACGCGGCTGGGGAAGCGGCTGGTCGAGAAGGGGTTCGGCAAGTACTACACCTCGGGTCCGGGGCCGCGTTGGGGCGAGTCGGACCGGCGGAACGTGGAGGCGTTCCAGCGCGCCCAGGGGTGGCGGGGCGGCGCGGCGGACGGCTACCCGGGTCCGGAGACCTGGCGCCGCCTGTTCTCCTGA
- a CDS encoding SPFH domain-containing protein — MSTTTSHTPEPEGAARPARLIQNETTTEIPVHLLFRDDPAPVSVPVTPAVVGRRRGTGEQPRARQGPASMKPRPTVEVDPELAERPARVVPGTVGVLGGACGMAGCVLTSWWAGVLPGLAVRALGLPAAYAGAGLGPAQWAAYAGAGALTMFGFGGLARGRTGRAWVLGLFGRYRGTVRRTGLLWVNPLVLRRRVDVRLRHWRSEPMAAVDANGVALWVVVLVAWRVRDTARALLGIEDHERYLRECVEAAVSRVLSQLPADVAPGALVRDSTLRNTEAVGEALTRLVAADTAPVGMEVFSVQPVRIEYAPEVAAVMQRRRIAALDAQHRDTVLTSVVDSVEDTVTRLTVRGLVELDDYERKALVKDLTVAFYTGRREVSP; from the coding sequence ATGAGTACGACCACCTCACACACCCCGGAGCCCGAGGGGGCCGCGCGGCCCGCCCGGCTCATCCAGAACGAGACGACCACCGAGATCCCCGTCCACCTGCTGTTCCGCGACGACCCCGCCCCGGTCTCCGTACCGGTCACCCCCGCCGTCGTGGGCCGTCGGCGCGGCACCGGTGAGCAGCCGAGGGCGCGGCAGGGGCCCGCGTCCATGAAGCCGCGTCCCACCGTCGAGGTCGACCCCGAACTGGCCGAGCGCCCGGCGCGGGTGGTGCCCGGGACGGTCGGAGTGCTGGGCGGGGCGTGCGGGATGGCCGGGTGCGTGCTCACCTCCTGGTGGGCCGGGGTGCTGCCGGGCCTCGCGGTACGGGCGCTCGGGCTGCCGGCCGCGTACGCGGGCGCCGGGCTCGGGCCGGCGCAGTGGGCCGCGTACGCGGGGGCCGGGGCGCTGACGATGTTCGGCTTCGGCGGGCTGGCCCGGGGACGGACCGGACGGGCCTGGGTGCTGGGGCTGTTCGGCCGGTACCGGGGGACGGTCCGCCGCACCGGACTGCTCTGGGTGAACCCGCTCGTGCTGCGCCGTCGCGTCGACGTACGGCTGCGGCACTGGCGGAGCGAGCCGATGGCGGCCGTCGACGCGAACGGGGTGGCGCTGTGGGTCGTCGTTCTCGTGGCGTGGCGGGTCAGGGACACCGCGCGGGCCCTGCTCGGGATCGAGGACCACGAGCGGTATCTGCGCGAGTGCGTGGAGGCGGCGGTCTCCCGGGTGCTGTCGCAGTTGCCGGCGGACGTGGCGCCGGGCGCGCTGGTGCGGGACTCGACGCTGCGCAACACGGAGGCGGTGGGGGAGGCGCTGACCCGGCTGGTGGCGGCGGACACGGCGCCGGTCGGGATGGAGGTGTTCTCGGTCCAGCCGGTCCGGATCGAGTACGCGCCCGAGGTGGCTGCCGTGATGCAGCGCCGCCGGATCGCCGCGCTCGACGCCCAGCACCGGGACACCGTTCTCACCTCGGTCGTCGACTCCGTCGAGGACACGGTGACCCGGCTGACCGTACGCGGTCTGGTCGAACTCGACGACTACGAGCGCAAGGCGCTGGTGAAGGACCTGACGGTGGCGTTCTATACAGGGCGCCGCGAAGTGTCCCCGTGA
- a CDS encoding lytic polysaccharide monooxygenase, with protein sequence MRTRTHSRTKWYAVGVGLATTGALVLSSGGATGHGYTDLPVSRQKLCQNGTVTNCGDIQWEPQSVEGPKGFPGSGPADGQICSGGNSRFNQLNASTKPGGGAWPTTRVTGGQNYTFRWQFTAMHATTDFKYYVTKAGWNQNHALARSDLNLTPFFTVPYNGQRPPSTLSHTGRLPSGLSGRHVIVAVWTIADTTNAFYACSDVTF encoded by the coding sequence ATGCGCACACGCACGCACAGCAGGACCAAGTGGTACGCCGTCGGGGTCGGCCTCGCCACCACCGGAGCGCTCGTCCTCTCCAGTGGTGGCGCCACCGGCCACGGCTACACCGACCTTCCCGTCAGCCGGCAGAAGCTCTGTCAGAACGGCACCGTGACCAACTGCGGCGACATCCAGTGGGAACCGCAGAGCGTCGAGGGGCCGAAGGGCTTCCCGGGCTCAGGGCCGGCTGACGGCCAGATCTGCTCCGGCGGCAACAGCAGGTTCAACCAGCTCAACGCGTCCACGAAGCCGGGCGGCGGCGCCTGGCCCACCACCAGGGTGACGGGAGGTCAGAACTACACGTTCCGCTGGCAGTTCACGGCCATGCACGCCACCACCGACTTCAAGTACTACGTCACCAAGGCGGGCTGGAACCAGAACCACGCCCTGGCCCGCTCCGACCTCAACCTGACCCCGTTCTTCACCGTCCCCTACAACGGTCAGCGCCCCCCGTCCACGCTCTCCCACACGGGACGCCTGCCGTCCGGGCTGAGCGGCCGCCATGTGATCGTCGCCGTCTGGACGATCGCCGACACCACCAACGCGTTCTACGCCTGCTCGGACGTCACCTTCTGA
- a CDS encoding DUF3592 domain-containing protein yields MDVFFYLIPTVMMTFIGFMAYRVLSRWLRIRRAWNSGLTAEARCLKAFTTVSKGAGDHSSVHTTIHHVYEFSTHDGRRIRFEEEGGPLTTVEGDFVSVHYTDGPNVVATAHAPGERVKQAAAGVGLLAFLGVAFAFCVFFMVTYHQFSTDPSFPTP; encoded by the coding sequence ATGGACGTCTTCTTCTACCTCATTCCCACGGTCATGATGACCTTCATCGGGTTCATGGCCTACCGCGTGCTGAGCCGCTGGCTGCGGATCCGCCGTGCCTGGAACAGCGGACTGACGGCCGAGGCACGCTGTCTGAAGGCGTTCACGACGGTCAGCAAGGGCGCGGGGGATCACAGCTCGGTGCACACCACGATCCACCACGTGTACGAGTTCAGCACCCATGACGGCCGCCGGATCCGGTTCGAGGAGGAGGGTGGGCCCCTGACGACGGTCGAGGGCGACTTCGTCAGCGTCCACTACACCGACGGCCCGAACGTGGTGGCCACCGCCCACGCCCCCGGCGAGCGGGTCAAGCAGGCGGCGGCCGGTGTCGGCCTCCTCGCCTTCCTCGGGGTGGCCTTCGCGTTCTGTGTCTTCTTCATGGTCACCTACCACCAGTTCTCGACGGACCCGTCGTTCCCGACGCCGTGA
- a CDS encoding long-chain-fatty-acid--CoA ligase, whose product MESTRRTVAQLVADRWGDHRPGLWFEEQVLTHHEVAAAAAARAALLADLLPPDAHPHIGVLLDNTPEFALWLSAAALAGAAVAGVNPTRRGPELARDILHTECRLLITERAHLPLLDGLELPGVRVLVTDTEPYTDLLAPYAGAEPDPTRATPADRLLLYFTSGSTGAPKAAICSQGRLAAAGRALVDRFGVRRDDVHYVCMPMFHGNAVIADWAPALVAGAGVALRRRFSASGFLDDVRAYRATYFTYVGRAVQYLLATEPRPDDRDTPLRMGFGTEAGAVDAAAFEERFGVRLVEGYGSSEGGAAIQRTPGAPPGAIGRAAPGDDLAVVDPETRKECPPALFGDDGRLLNGTDAIGELVNRGPNPFEGYWRNPEADAARRRDGWYWTGDLFYRDTDGFLYFAGRTDDRLRVDSENLAAAVIENILARYEGAEAVAVYAVPDPVAGDQVMATVAGTFDPCRFAEFLLSQPDLGTKMTPRFVRVVRSMPVTATNKIQRATLRREGFRCPDPVWWRPPGKWAYRKFSAVDLARLVTEYRARGREDLLTR is encoded by the coding sequence ATGGAGTCCACGAGGCGCACGGTCGCACAGCTCGTCGCCGACCGGTGGGGCGACCACCGGCCCGGGCTGTGGTTCGAGGAACAGGTCCTGACCCACCACGAGGTCGCCGCCGCGGCCGCCGCCCGCGCGGCCCTGCTCGCCGACCTCCTGCCACCGGACGCCCATCCGCACATCGGCGTCCTCCTCGACAACACCCCTGAGTTCGCGCTCTGGTTGAGCGCGGCGGCCCTGGCGGGCGCCGCAGTCGCCGGTGTCAACCCCACCCGACGGGGCCCCGAACTGGCCCGCGACATCCTGCACACCGAGTGCCGCCTGCTGATCACCGAACGGGCCCACCTCCCGCTCCTCGACGGCCTCGAACTCCCCGGCGTACGCGTCCTGGTGACGGACACCGAGCCCTACACCGACCTCCTCGCCCCGTACGCGGGCGCCGAGCCCGACCCCACCCGGGCCACCCCCGCCGACCGTCTCCTCCTCTACTTCACCTCCGGTTCCACCGGCGCGCCCAAGGCCGCGATCTGCTCCCAGGGGCGGCTCGCGGCGGCCGGACGGGCACTGGTGGACCGCTTCGGGGTGCGGCGGGACGACGTGCACTACGTCTGCATGCCGATGTTCCACGGCAACGCGGTCATCGCCGACTGGGCCCCCGCCCTGGTCGCCGGGGCCGGCGTCGCCCTGCGCCGCCGGTTCTCCGCCTCCGGCTTCCTGGACGACGTACGGGCCTACCGGGCCACATACTTCACCTACGTCGGCCGGGCCGTGCAGTACCTCCTCGCCACCGAGCCCCGCCCCGACGACCGGGACACACCGCTGCGCATGGGCTTCGGCACGGAGGCTGGCGCGGTGGACGCGGCGGCGTTCGAGGAACGGTTCGGGGTGCGGCTGGTGGAGGGGTACGGGTCGTCCGAGGGCGGGGCGGCGATCCAGCGCACGCCCGGGGCGCCGCCGGGCGCGATCGGACGGGCGGCACCCGGCGACGACCTCGCGGTGGTGGACCCCGAGACCCGGAAGGAGTGCCCGCCGGCCCTCTTCGGCGACGACGGCCGACTGCTCAACGGCACCGACGCGATAGGGGAGTTGGTCAACCGGGGCCCCAACCCTTTCGAGGGCTACTGGCGCAACCCGGAGGCGGACGCCGCCCGCCGCCGCGACGGCTGGTACTGGACCGGCGACCTCTTCTACCGCGACACCGACGGCTTCCTCTACTTCGCAGGCCGCACCGACGACCGTCTCCGCGTCGACAGCGAGAACCTCGCCGCCGCCGTCATCGAGAACATCCTCGCCCGCTACGAGGGCGCCGAGGCCGTTGCCGTGTACGCGGTCCCCGACCCGGTCGCCGGGGACCAGGTCATGGCCACCGTCGCCGGCACCTTCGACCCCTGCCGCTTCGCCGAGTTCCTGCTGTCCCAGCCCGACCTGGGCACGAAGATGACCCCGCGCTTCGTCCGGGTCGTCCGGTCCATGCCGGTCACCGCCACCAACAAGATCCAGCGCGCCACCCTCCGCCGCGAGGGCTTCCGCTGCCCCGACCCGGTCTGGTGGCGCCCGCCCGGGAAGTGGGCGTACCGCAAGTTCTCGGCGGTGGACCTCGCGCGACTGGTGACGGAGTACCGGGCGCGCGGACGGGAGGACCTGCTGACGAGGTAG